From the genome of Glycine soja cultivar W05 chromosome 14, ASM419377v2, whole genome shotgun sequence:
AGAAATCTGAATCTGCATCAATGCCAAGGgatatcctatttttttttgctcGAGCACAATCCCTCAACAAGTGAACAATGTTCTCCCCTCATTACATATAaccataacaataataataattgtattGTAGGAGACTCATAGGTAATCAGCACCAACCAACCAACTATCATTCCACACATGATGCCTTAGTCGGCCTCATGGGTAGTTACCAACTTGGCcactctcatttttttataagatagcAGACAACATAAGAACAAGCCACATTCTATGTACAATATACACCTTAGACAGATACTTTAGTATCAAAGTCCATTTTCAGGTACCCTACCCCTCATCATAGAAGGAGCTTAGCAAGAGGAGAAGGAAGCCACTTAGAGATTAGTAGAGGAAGAATTTAGTAGAAACATTTGGTACCCACCACCGTAAGACTCGAACCCATGACCACAAGGTTAAAAGCCTTGTGGTGATTATTGAAATGCTTGAATGATGATGAAGCCCAGTATGTCATGAATGAAATTCACGAGGGTATCTACTCCATGCACTCAATAGGAAGGAGTATGGCAGCCCGGGTTCTCCAGGATGATTATTATTGGCCAACAATGCGTATTGATTGTGCAGAATATTCAAAGAATGCCAAGAGTTTGGCAACCTTCATCATGTGCCACTAGAGAAGTTACACTACAACATTCATTCATCATGGCCATTTGCATTTATCGGGTATGAACATTCTTAGTCCTTTTCCTTTGCAAAAGGCCAAATGAAGTTCTTACTAGTGGTCATTAACTACTTCACTAAGTGGATTGAGGTAAAACTACTTGTCAAAATCACTACTCAAAAGGTTCAAAAATTCACATGGAGATCGTTGATCTGTAGACACAACCTCCCTTTTTCCCATAGTTATAGATAATAGTAAGCAGTTTACAAACAAATGGGTATGAGCAATTCCTACAACAGCTCAACATCAAACATTTGGTATCTTCTATTGAACatccccaaaccaatggacaagCAGCAACAACGAACAAGGTCatcttgacaaagatgaatAAAAGGATGGACAAAGCAAAAGGTCTTTGGGTTGAGAAGTTGTCTTGTATATTATAGGGGTATATACCATTGCACTCCACAATCCACAATAAATGGTACTATACTTTTTTTGGATTGACTAATGGTACTAATGTCATGATTCCAGTTGAGGTTGGTGAACCCTCAACAAGAAGAGCTCACTTTGAAGAAGCACTTAACATTGAAAGCTGAGCTTTTGAGCTAGATATGATTGATGAGGTGAGAAATGCATGCTCAGATTCAAAAGGAAGCTTGTAAAAGAAGAGCAACTCAGAAGCATGAGTCAAAATTGAAGATTAAAGAATTTCAAGTTGGGGATCTTGTAAGGAGAATGAGAAGAGAAACAAGGAAGGATCATGTTGAAGGAAAACTTGCTCTGAACTAGGAGGGACCCTTTAGAATCACTGCGACAGTGCAAAATGGTACATACCAACTTGAAGAACTTATTGGAAAAGTCATCCCAACGACTTGGAATGCAACACACTTGAAGCCCTACTTCAATTGAAAAACCAGGTGTCCTACTCTATTTCTTGCTTTAGTCTTTTATCCCGAGTAGAAAAAATAATGGGTTTTGGCTGAATAGATTTTAACAAGGAGAACCTAGGTCACATTATAAAAGGAACATACTATCATTACATTTACTTAAtgaaatccttttacaaagatCATCATATTCCTTTTATTACTTATCTCATCTTGTTGCTATTTATTCTTTGCTTGAATAAGTTGGAAATGTCTTACACAAAACTATGTACTAACCTACTTGTCTTGTACAAATATTACATTGACCTTATGACTTTGTGCAAACGCATGTCGACTTACATAAACGAGTACAACCAGTACATCAACACAAACATGAAGTAAAGGATGGAAGAATAAGAAGATAGTGATTACAAATTTGTCTATTCATAAAAAGTTACCTCGTTACTAAGGCACTGTGGACAAAGGGACCTGACTCAGTATCTCCCTGTTTTAGAACCATTTGGAAATCAATTTGGTGATAGAATTAGAAGGCAAAAATACTTGGTTCTACCTAGAAATTGAAACTCCCTTCTTTAGATGCCATACATATGCTATCCTCGCCTTTATCATATGGACTCACACCGCTCAATCCGTAAAAAGCCAACCCACCAAGCATAAAGATATGTCGACTTTCACCATTTAAGGGTGCCTCTCCCTAGTTACAGGAACATTATAAAAGCAAAGATCATGTTAGAGTATAAGACAATAAagtccacaaaaaaaaaataacatatcaaCTAATTTACATGATTTGCAAAAAgaggataaaaaagataaatgatctGACTACCACTCATAATAACTCgtcaaaacattttcaaatctagTCTTAATCTATAACTACtccaattttttatgatttacagAACTTCATCATATCTCAAAATACTAGAGTGGAAAATAATATGGTTTCAGTGCAACCATATAGAGGGTCAAACCACAGATAACCCTAATAATGTGAGGTTCCATACTTCAAAATCCAAATCTAGCAATTAATTATAGTTTAGGCAGCAAATTATGGAATCCCATGATGAAGAGCATGCTGCCAAACTACTAAGAGCTCAAACCCACATATGGAATCACATATTTAGCTTCATAAACTCCATGGTCCTTAAATGTGTGGTTGACTTAGGCATACCAGATATCATACACAACTATGGCCAACCCATGCCACTCTCAAACCTCATTGCTTCACTACCAATCCACCCATCCAAAACTTGCTTCGTCCATCGCTTGATGCGAATCATGATCCATTCTGGCTTCTTCTCTCAACAAAATCATGACTTGGAGAATGAGCTAGAAGCCAAGTATGTGCTAACCGATGCATCGATCTGTACAATTGCTTAAGAACCATCCGATGAGTGTGACACCTTTCTTGCATGCCATGCTTGATCCAGTTTTGACAAATCCATGGAATCAATTTTCTACTTGGTTCAAAAATGGTGACCCTACACCATTTGAAACGGCACATGGGAAGATGTTTTGGGATTATGCTGGCGCTGATCCGAAACTTAATCACTTGTTCAATGATGCCATGGCAAGTGATGCTCGATTTGTCACTAGTTTGGTGATTGAGAAATGTAAGGGAGTGTTCATGGGATTGGAGTCATTGGTTGATGTTGGGGGAGGCACAGGGACCATGGCAAAAGCCATTGCTTAATCATTCCCTCGGGTGGAATGCATTGTGTTTGATCTACCACATGTTGTTTCTGGCTTGAAAGGAAGTGAGAACCTTAAATATGTTGCAGGGGACATGTTTGAGGCAATTCCTCCAGCTGATGCCATTTTGTTAAAGGTAAATCACTATTCACATTCAGAATACAATTTTACATTCATACCATTAACACCCAGTTTTTATACTTGAGTGATGccaaattttaaagaattaaagcAAATAATTGAtcgattggaaaaaaaaaatgaacgatTTTATCATCATTGATCACTTGAAATaacttcaaatttttatatgtatattgtTGACTAAGCTAGTAAGCTGGCACCAGCCAGTAGTCCAATTACATATCTGCCACTATCATACCAAATTAGACCAACTCGCATATATCTAAGACTCTAAATCagtgaaaacaaaatataaaaaataaaattagtggattcaattatataaatataaataaaataaaatataaaaatataaaattttatttttaaatttaatgaattttaaaaaatgagggatACAAGTACACGCCTAAAGCCAACATAAATCTGCCACTGGACCAACTAAGTGGTGTATATGGCTTGTAATAATTAGTACTAGTTTACTAAGTGAGTACGTAAAGTAGCTAGCATATGATTATTTGACAAGTAAATCTCTACTCATATTctagaaaaaatagttatagatctcttcaaatttgacttttcttttttctgaagTATTGACTATATGTTGCGGTTAAAAACATTACATGATGTGCCAATTCATTCTACCAAGCTTAATATGAATGCAAGTCAATATTTTATGATTCTGATCGGTGTGttactttgaatgacaaagcaGTGGATATTGCATGACTGGAATGATAAGGAGTGTGTGGACATATTGAAGAAATGCAAAGAGGCCATAACGAGGAAAGGCAAAGAAGGGAAGGTGATCATCATAGACATGGTGGTGGAGGATGAGAAGAGAGATGATGAATCAGTTGAAACACAGCTCTTCTTTGATATGCAGATGATGGTGTTGGTCACtggaaaagagagaagcaaGAAAGAATGGACTAAGTTGATTTCTTCTGCTGGTTATAACAACTACAAGATAACTCCAGTCTTTGGCTTAAGGTCTCTCATTGAGATCTATCCATAGTAAGTTATTGAGATGTGCCAGCACTCTATCATTCATATATGTAAGGGCTATAATTTTTCTGTTTCGATTCATGAGTGAATGTTGGATAAGTAACAATAGCAATAGACTGAATTCTCTTCATCATAGTTGTGTTGTTGGAACAGTACTgtcaataaaggaaaaaaaaaaagatctgaGGATAAGTATAGTTTGCGTGGTATATATAGcaggtgaagaagaaaaggaacacGTGGTTAAAGAGCACCGTGAGAGTTTagcaattacttttttttttggtaactgAATTTGCCTTGTATTAGATTTGTGAAGAACTAAGTTTGTGAGAGTTGTTATTGAATAAGATTGTTTCTAAAGGGTTTGATAAAGGTATAATGGtttatttaaatacatttcactattttagtattttaagtAAGTTCATAATGATGTGATTATGTGTCATGTCAATAAAAATACATCGTTAATCTCatcttaataataatatcatgccaacaatgaaattaatgacaataaaataaaataattttttttatgaaaacttaaaatagataaaataaatattacagaacctaaaaatgaaaagaaattataagaattaaaaaaaatagaatttgctTATGTCTTTAACTATCACTTAaagttgtttataatttttattttaaatattgggTTGGACAAAAGAAATGATCATTGTATTCAtgttaagaataaataaaacaaaacatagtggtaaaaaaatataacaaattaaatcctataattttttttttggatgaagTATGAATATAAAAAGTAAGAGAGACAAAGTTGAAGACATCATCAaagaatttttcataaatttctcTATGATGACTTCAGGATAAAAATCTCATATTTGACTTCAAAACACTTGAACACATATCCTAATTAGCTAAAGTATCAATCACATGATTAGAATCATGTGACATAATTGCAAGTAACAAAGTTTAAATGTTTCTCACTAAcgctattaaataaaataagattaattgaaatttatttgtatttgaaGTCAAGACACAGATATAATTTTTTGCTTGCATTCGAAATGAAAGAAAGCAAGGTCGTCTAAACTCTTAAAGAAAATGGTTGGAGGTAGACAGAGGTGAATGCACATATAAGCTTGTTCCCACCGTATGAATTTTTATACTTGAATATAATACTCCTATTCATATGGACATAGATGCAAAAGTTTGAGATGAGGAAGGTCACAAGCTTGGATAGGTTTGGAAGATAAATGGTTTGTgagaatatataaatactaaatcAAAACATATTATTGGAAGACAGTTGAAGGACTGGCGTTGGAGTAGTTAGTGCGGTGGAAATAAATGCTATTATTGGAGGACGGTTGAAGGATTAGCGTACGTGGGGCTAGTTATTGCGGTGGGAATAAATgctaaattaaaacatattattgGTGGAAATTAGCGATGGAAATGAGTCAAGCTGCTTGTCAAGGACCTTTTGCTCGGTCTATTTAAGGCTTGGTTCGGCTTGGCTTGTTTACTATAAAGATCAAGCTCaagctttttaaaaacttttttagataaaaaggtcaaagtcaaattataaaaaaaagtttgttaagcttgACAAACCGGCTtgtttaagtaataataataataataactattatctATATCATTTTTATGGCATTATGAATGATAGGATGAAGTGACATAAAGTGTTTAGAGAGTTCACTTGCATgtggaaaattttcaaaaagaaaaagactcaAGTTAAAAGGATAAAGCAATCAgattaatacttaaaaaaaaaggatgctttgtaaaaacattttcacacaatttaaatatttttacttgattatcttattataaatcatctctaatccatatattttttaatattatgctctcttttttcattttcttttgatatactcCGTGTTTTAAcaacttgaattcaatatgattttgtttatcaattatttttggatttgtacattacttatactaaattttataagtttcttttttttagttagtatttcactatgttttagaataattatttgGTCAATGACGTCTTTAAGCATGCTTTTAAATAGGCTCGTAGGCCAAGTCAGGCTTTTTTGTGAGTCGAGCCgagcctttaaaaaaaattgtatgacaGGTAATGAGCGAAACTCAAGTTTTGCGTATTCAACTCAAGCCTAGTAAATCTTGGCTTGACTTAGCTCATTTTCACCCCTAGTGGGAATAGGGGCcaacttttaattttactaCAAGCACTTTAATTAGTAGGGGTGGGTAAGCGGGCTGGCCCGCCCCACGTAAGGCTCGTCCGCATAAGCCCGCATTGGTAGTGGATCGGGCCAGCCCGTCCCGCATTCATACacggaccaaataaattggttCGCCCCTGCCCCGTGGACCCCGCGGGTCAAACGGGTTGGTACGCGGgcctaattttaaaagaatttcaatttcaataaaaatacaacacgatcaaattaagttcaatacaaatgtaaataaaatcttaacaattagtcaattacatcaataaaataaataatgtattaacaaaagaaaatccaaacaataaatttaaaatatgaaacttaaacaTCTCTAACAACAAATGATTCCATAGTTGAAACAATAAAATCCTAATGGGGGCAACCCATAGACCCCGCGGGCCAAACCCACATAGTCCGCGGATTAAGCAGAACGAacccaaaaatatgacataaccatggaccgtttaaaaaaattaatttattacccGCGCGAACTGCGGTACAGTCCATGGACCTGAACCTATTTATCCACCCCTATTAATTACAGTCCATGTTTCTAATTGCGGTCCCAAACTTTCCAAAAATTACGATCAccaactatttttaaaaacctAGCTACAGAGGATAAAGTCCTTGCTTAAACATCTTCTCGggtttttttaccaaattacaTATTCTCTCTCCATTCTTTTCCTAAAATACACTACTTTGGCCTTTTATTCCCAAAGTACACCTGTTTTGGCCACTTCACGGAAGTCGGGTTCTCACACCTCGACTTTcgttcttccttttttttttataaaaaagtttttgtattattaaaattaaatattatattatataaaattatttttaaataatttgaaaattatttatttattaaattaatttatgtaatattattttataatttaattttgttattaagaaaatgatattattaaatttaagtgtttttgttatattatttaaattatttaagatattttttggtgaatatatattttaaaatctgaattttgtataataatatatttattttagtaaatatttattttgtataataatctgaattttaaaatttttaatttaactattttattaaatataattagtttgtttatgttattagatttaattaaaaatgataaaactaaagcttttaacaatttatttatataagaacATTATACTACgtcatcaataaaatatttaaacaatgacATTTGTCTAAGGAAAAACTAAGATGAGGATACATTAGGACAATTATTTCTGCTATGACCATGTTGCCGGCAAAGTccacatttttttctacttgCTCGTTCATTTTCGTCTTCGTCCATCTCAGTAGGAATGCGAGTTGAAACGGGACGACCCTTTGCAGTCCTCTTTCTCCTTGGATCAGGACCCCACTAATCTCCTTCATATTCTTGCCACATTGATTCGTGTGGCAATAAACCAAAGGAGTTGTCGTAGATGTGCAAAATGTGTTGTAAAGTGAATATCATCGGCACATAGGTCATGGGATCAACATTGACAGATTTACAGGCAGCCATGACGTGAGAACACGGTAAATGTTTATCCTGAAATTCACCACAATCACACTTTTGGGATTGTAACATTACTCTAAACCTTCCAGGTGGTCTGGGTGTTTCAAGTGGGGATTGAGTCTCGGTTATAATAAAAGTGTGATTGTGTCTGTCGAATTCATTTACAATGTGTGTATTAGATTCTTGTTGACCACTATTGATTGCATCGAAGACGACTTCAGAATACTGTGAGCCGGAGTTGATCATTTCCTGAGTTTGTCGACCTCTATTAGCAAAGAGTTGTGCGGTCTTGAAATAGGTCTCCTCAACCAATGATGACACCAGCAAATGTCTTGTGTTTTTTAACATGGAATTAACAGACTCCGACAAATTGGTAGTCATATGTCCCCAACGTTTCCCCTCATCAAAGCATTGTACCCATTTTTGTTTGGGTAATTGATCAAGCCATTCAGCTGCACTTGGCTTATTCGCACGAATATCCCCAAGATGTCGCCAGTGCATCTTCTCCGTGTATGCGTACCCtgtaaatatttaatcaatgtattatgttataaaatttgattgaaagaaaattataacgaataaataaaatagattttcaCCAGCCAACATAAGTGGTTTCTTTAAATGTTTGCAGTTTGAGTTACCACGAAGAAAGTTTTGTGCAATGTGACACAGGCAAAAGAAATGGGATGTGTCCTGGACCCATAagttacttgggttgttgtaggcACTTATAATTGAGGAGTGTCGGTCTGAAAtaagagaaatgttaatttGCGGAGTAACATGTCTTCTCAAATTCTTTAGAAAAAACCTCCAAGCTGAAGTTGTCTCCCCTTCTACAATGGCATAGGCAATCGGGAAGATATGGTTAGCTCCATCTTGTGCGGTAGCTATCAACAGTGTGCCAGTATACTTTCCATAAAGCcatgtaccatctacttgtacAATGGGTTTGCAATATGCAAAACCATTAATGCATGGACCAAATGACCAAAAGACACGTTTAAACAATCTTTTGCTCGATACTATTTCTCCCCCCTCATACAAGGATTCTGTTTGAGCAGCGACCACAGTCCCGGGAACACAAGATTGCAAAGCTCCGAAAAGTTTTGGCAGTTTGGCATATGATTCTTCCCAGTTTCCATGAATCATCTCCAATGCTTTTTGCTTTGCTAACCATGTCTTCTTGTAGGATGGGGTATAATTCATGAACGTTTTGATCTCTGCAATCAATGTCTTGATGAAGACAGTTGGGTTTGTTTTGACAATTGGTTGGATGATCTGTGTTATGACGTGTTTGTCGAGTTGGCGATGATCTTGTCTAAGCATCGGCACGAGACAAGTGTGATGACCTCTGATACTCTTGATAATCCATTTGTTATGCCTCTTTGAATTGCATGCGCCCAAGCTCCATGTACAACCATTTTCATGTAAC
Proteins encoded in this window:
- the LOC114384666 gene encoding uncharacterized protein LOC114384666, producing the protein MAPPKEIPTLIYHSGHIVDDPVQGSTYQCTTPIFFYASRSITFTQFIRKINNRLSTRATEQVAQLLFRVPISIHLGQTRFISAQLFDNDDLRGAMETIIQNPQLNSAEFYAVTELISQPQPSSPQPSCPQLQLLPPQQLPYNNIDLNNPVSSYNNLESQDPFDIYTSYTQILSENDSFFHGQQTSFDQQNHPSSPFTPPSQLPQTQISNRDEHPIANEDPIIRFHHENMDDFTEDEDQQFFDHINQQSDDQSDDQIDDEGVGRPTTPPSPLLQYQQPRCPVDLNFDHLLHYIDRPHFVYQQHNVQPPVGVLEVGMTFDDKSQCIRAIKEYNIRNHFDCRTIYSDQRRLHFICKLHENGCTWSLGACNSKRHNKWIIKSIRGHHTCLVPMLRQDHRQLDKHVITQIIQPIVKTNPTVFIKTLIAEIKTFMNYTPSYKKTWLAKQKALEMIHGNWEESYAKLPKLFGALQSCVPGTVVAAQTESLYEGGEIVSSKRLFKRVFWSFGPCINGFAYCKPIVQVDGTWLYGKYTGTLLIATAQDGANHIFPIAYAIVEGETTSAWRFFLKNLRRHVTPQINISLISDRHSSIISAYNNPSNLWVQDTSHFFCLCHIAQNFLRGNSNCKHLKKPLMLAGYAYTEKMHWRHLGDIRANKPSAAEWLDQLPKQKWVQCFDEGKRWGHMTTNLSESVNSMLKNTRHLLVSSLVEETYFKTAQLFANRGRQTQEMINSGSQYSEVVFDAINSGQQESNTHIVNEFDRHNHTFIITETQSPLETPRPPGRFRVMLQSQKCDCGEFQDKHLPCSHVMAACKSVNVDPMTYVPMIFTLQHILHIYDNSFGLLPHESMWQEYEGD